In a genomic window of Brassica rapa cultivar Chiifu-401-42 chromosome A10, CAAS_Brap_v3.01, whole genome shotgun sequence:
- the LOC103845398 gene encoding transcription factor MYB59 isoform X1 — translation MKNVQEEYRKGPWTEQEDILLVNFVHAFGDRRWDFVAKVSGLNRTGKSCRLRWVNYLHPGLKRGKMTHQEERLVLELHAKWGNRWSKIAKKLPGRTDNEIKNYWRTHMRKQAQEKKRPMSPTSSSSNCCSSSMTQDTGGSNGKMNQECDDGNYSMDDIWREIDQSGANIIKPVKDIYYSEQSCYFNFPPLPLASPTWESSLESTWNMDAYESKMSSFAIDQFPLSFEHARSSWSSLV, via the exons atgAAAAATGTGCAAGAGGAATACCGTAAAGGACCGTGGACAGAACAGGAGGACATCCTCTTGGTCAACTTTGTCCACGCTTTCGGAGATCGAAGATGGGATTTTGTAGCCAAAGTTTCAG GTTTAAACAGAACAGGAAAGAGTTGCAGGCTAAGGTGGGTTAATTACCTGCATCCTGGCCTCAAACGTGGTAAGATGACTCATCAAGAAGAGCGTCTTGTCCTTGAGCTTCACGCCAAATGGGGAAACAG GTGGTCAAAAATCGCAAAGAAATTGCCGGGTCGAACAGATAATGAGATAAAGAATTACTGGAGGACTCATATGAGGAAGCAGGCACAAGAGAAGAAGCGACCTATGTCGCCAACTTCCTCATCTTCAAACTGCTGCTCATCCTCTATGACCCAAGACACTGGAGGATCCAATGGGAAAATGAATCAAGAATGTGATGATGGAAACTACTCTATGGATGACATATGGAGAGAGATTGATCAATCTGGAGCAAACATTATTAAACCGGTAAAAGACATCTACTACTCAGAGCAAAGCTGTTACTTTAATTTCCCTCCTCTTCCTCTGGCTTCTCCAACATGGGAAAGCTCCTTGGAGTCTACATGGAACATGGATGCATACGAGAGTAAGATGTCTTCTTTTGCCATTGATCAATTTCCTCTCAGTTTTGAACATGCTAGATCATCATGGTCGTCTTTAGTCTAG
- the LOC103845398 gene encoding transcription factor MYB59 isoform X2 codes for MGFCSQSFRFEGGGRNMIRIGLNRTGKSCRLRWVNYLHPGLKRGKMTHQEERLVLELHAKWGNRWSKIAKKLPGRTDNEIKNYWRTHMRKQAQEKKRPMSPTSSSSNCCSSSMTQDTGGSNGKMNQECDDGNYSMDDIWREIDQSGANIIKPVKDIYYSEQSCYFNFPPLPLASPTWESSLESTWNMDAYESKMSSFAIDQFPLSFEHARSSWSSLV; via the exons ATGGGATTTTGTAGCCAAAGTTTCAGGTTTGAAGGTGGAGGGAGAAACATGATAAGAATAG GTTTAAACAGAACAGGAAAGAGTTGCAGGCTAAGGTGGGTTAATTACCTGCATCCTGGCCTCAAACGTGGTAAGATGACTCATCAAGAAGAGCGTCTTGTCCTTGAGCTTCACGCCAAATGGGGAAACAG GTGGTCAAAAATCGCAAAGAAATTGCCGGGTCGAACAGATAATGAGATAAAGAATTACTGGAGGACTCATATGAGGAAGCAGGCACAAGAGAAGAAGCGACCTATGTCGCCAACTTCCTCATCTTCAAACTGCTGCTCATCCTCTATGACCCAAGACACTGGAGGATCCAATGGGAAAATGAATCAAGAATGTGATGATGGAAACTACTCTATGGATGACATATGGAGAGAGATTGATCAATCTGGAGCAAACATTATTAAACCGGTAAAAGACATCTACTACTCAGAGCAAAGCTGTTACTTTAATTTCCCTCCTCTTCCTCTGGCTTCTCCAACATGGGAAAGCTCCTTGGAGTCTACATGGAACATGGATGCATACGAGAGTAAGATGTCTTCTTTTGCCATTGATCAATTTCCTCTCAGTTTTGAACATGCTAGATCATCATGGTCGTCTTTAGTCTAG